The proteins below come from a single Aegilops tauschii subsp. strangulata cultivar AL8/78 chromosome 6, Aet v6.0, whole genome shotgun sequence genomic window:
- the LOC141025716 gene encoding F-box/kelch-repeat protein SKIP4-like, whose protein sequence is MEPPCSAQEGVSMETMGRRCYFVYAVLNYMIYVNGGLGLTDKSPNSWTSTTKPQTPSSRTRTRCSLLTLLMWLNETKEWVMVGRLSDKLTRPPCELVAIGRKIYVIGKGLSTVTIDMDTAARVDVFLVTSLTGPRMEHDFSPEKCSVITI, encoded by the exons ATGGAGCCTCCATGCTCAGCGCAGGAAGGCGTTTCCATGGAGACCATGGGCCGGAG GTGCTACTTCGTATATGCAGTTCTGAACTACATGATTTATGTTAATGGAGGACTTGGACTGACAGACAAGTCACCTAATTCTTGGACATCTACGACAAAGCCACAGACTCCTAGTTCTCGCACAAGAACCCGATGCTCACTCCTGACATTGTTGATGTGGCTTAACGAGACCAAGGAGTGGGTGATGGTCGGCAGGCTGTCGGACAAGCTCACGCGCCCGCCCTGCGAGCTTGTGGCCATCGGCAGGAAGATCTATGTGATCGGCAAGGGGCTGAGCACGGTGACCATCGACATGGACACGGCAGCCAGGGTGGACGTGTTCCTGGTGACGTCGTTGACGGGCCCACGGATGGAGCATGACTTCTCGCCAGAGAAGTGCAGTGTCATCACCATCTGA